The Silurus meridionalis isolate SWU-2019-XX chromosome 6, ASM1480568v1, whole genome shotgun sequence genome contains the following window.
ttattaataaataaagttatttcCGGTCCACGTGCCTCATTCAGGTTGGATTTTTGGTCCTTCATTTGAAAAGTGGCCAAAATGTGTAACTAAAATAAATGCAGGAGAAAATGGGGCGTGGCCAAATGATGTCACTCAGCAGAAACGAAAGTAAAAAGTGAAAGAGTTTGGAGATCAGGATTGAGCAGCAGGACACAATCTCCAGTTTGAAGCTTTTGCAGTCTTTCTTTAAGGAACTGAAGTTACAGCAGgtaaactgtatataaataaagggtttaatctttttttcactttatgtCACAGTGAGCAGATTTGAGGAAGTGAACTTGTGAGACCTTTTTCCGTCTCTTTAAATTTTAGTGACGTGTTTCAAGACTAAATATTTTGGACGTCTCTCTTTATAAGGGCGTTTtctaaatacatataattatataaatatatatacactagtgtgtgtgtgtgtgtgtgtgtgtgtgtgtgtgtgtgtgtgtgtctgcacgcGCACTGTGTTTAAAGTTCCTGTGTGTGAAACGATAAAGGTGGAGGAAcaataaatattcaaattaaacaatttaagcAAATATTAAATGCTCATAATCATTGTATAATGTGTTCATAATTttgttaattataatatttaataaaattggtGTTGATACAGTGATACACTGAGAATGTGGTCAAAACATCTCAGATATAGGAGTCTTTTAAACCACATGAAATTTCCTACGAGGAATCAAAGAGTTTGGAGACTCTGTTTACCAGAAAGTACtttacttaaattttttatttatccctgatatTGATTTATCAGAATGGTTTAGACATGTTTGGGGTTtaagctcgttgaaggtcttcctgagtTTTTTTCATCTTCCGCTTTTCAATTGCATATGCCACTCAAAACATCTTGAGCGACTCATTGCAAGTTTCATACAGAATTATCAGTTACACCATTGGTCTCATTTGGATACCATCTCATAGGTGTTCATGTGATCCAGCAGAACTAGTTATGTATGTACTGGAGAACTGTGTGCTGAAAATAGCAGATAATCTTCACCTTGTACACCACAGGTTTTCAATTTAGGTCCAATCTCTGGCATCGTCAGAACTTTATAATGTGATCTGTTGCATCAGGGAAGAAAAGTACAGGGATGTGGTCAAATCTGCCCCTCAATGTGGCCAATACCATAGAGATGGTGATGGTCTACAAGAGGAAGAGGACCAAAATCAGTGGCATTAAAAGCCTGGTGAATGTTCTGGACATTGAACATTAAAATTCATAAACTGTGTGGACGAAAGAGACATCAAGTGGTTTATGGTGACATTTGACATGATTACATGCCAATATTACGGAACATTTGGGATTATGGGAACATGATAGGTGTCCTCATAACTCCTGTTCTGTAGCAGTATTTAACTGGACTAGAGGAGTTGAAgttcacaatttattttaatgtataatattaatatcacaCAAACCTACCTTTGGTTTGTAGATCAACTGCAAGGTGTCCATTAAAAGGTGGAGCTGAGGTCTAAGATGGAGCAGTCTCTCTATGACCTTCATTACATGAGATGTGGGGGCAATGAGTGTAAAATTGTTTAGGAATAAGGGAGTTGGGGATTTTGTGGTACATGAACCAGGCAGGATGTTTTATACAACTCTGATATGTGTTCATGTTGAAGATCTGCTAAAAGATTCAACACAGCTGCTTAGTGCAGACTGATTCTGTCAGACTTCTGGTTCTTTTACATGCTTCAGCTTCTCCAACTGTTTCTTAGCATGGCCAGGAGTGACAATTATGTGGGAGTGGAAGTTGAAATTACTTTCGGTCTTATTAAGAAGGAGGTTGTGGATTGAGGGAAGTTGAACTGTTGTGGGGACTTGGAaagcaatgttgatggtgaggAAATGAAAGAGATTGTGAGggggacaaataaaaaaaataaataattgtggcTATTGTTTTGGATTGTAATGTGTTAAATCTATTGTGATCTTAATTCACTCTCATTGTATCTCCTGTATCAGCCATGGCTTCCTCCAGCAGTGCTCTGTGTGAAGATCAGCTCCAGTGCTCCATCTGTCTGGATGTGTTCACTGATCCAGTCTCTACTCCATGTGGACACAACTTCTGTATGATTTGTCTAAAAATGTTCTGGGACAGCAGTTCACACTGCCAGTGTCCAGTGTGTAAGGAGAAATTCTCCAATCGTCCTGATCTACGTGTGAATACGTTCATCTCTGCACTTGCTGCTCCATTTAGGAAGTCAGTTCAGTTGAAATCCAGCAGAGCTGCAGTAAAACGTACCCGATCTCAGGTGCTCTGTGAGGTCTGCTGTGAAAAGCAGTGTGTAGCCATGAAGTCCTGCCTGATCTGTATGGCTTCTTACTGCAAGACTCATCTGGAACCTCATGATAGAGTTCCTTCATTAAAGAAGCACAAACTGATGGAGCCTGTGGAGAACCTGGAGGACTACATCTGCCAGAAACATGAGAGACCCCTGGAGCTGTTCTGTAGAGACGACcagacgtgtgtgtgtcagttctgTACTGAGACAGACCACAAAACCCACAACACTGTTCCTATAGAGGAGGAGAGTGTTGAGAAGAAGGTGAGAGACTAAACAATTATGATCGATAATGTTTGTAGATCAGAAATATGACCTCTGACTTATGAGTTAAAACATGCATATTTTTCTCAGAATGAACTGGTGAAAACTCAAGCAGAAGTTCAGCAGAAGATCCAGGAGCGACTGAAGAAGATTGAGGAAATCAAACACTCTGTAGAAGTCAATAAAGTGAGTCTCTTACAGCAACTAACCTCCAGAAGAACTCTTTTATAGAACACATTAGGAGATTCATGATACATCCATGTGACATGATTGATCTCGATTTGTCTCCTGTTAGAAAAACACAGAGAAGGATGTTGTGGAGATGTTCAGTGCTCTGATACACTGCATTGAGAGAAGCCAGGCTGAGCTGCTTAAGATGAtggaggagaagcagaaagcaGCAGAGAAGCAGGCTGAAGAGTTCATTAAAGATCTGGAGCAGGAACTCAGTGAGCTAAAGAGGAGAAACACTGATCTAGAGCAGCTCTCACACACTGAGGATCACCTCCACCTCCTACAGGTCAGAGTTCCTCTGTTTCTCAATAGCAATGCAGCACATGACAGCACATTGGTCTCCATGCTGAGGGATTTCTTCTCTCTCCTGCTGTACTGTAGATTTACCCGTCACTGTGCAGCTCTCCACA
Protein-coding sequences here:
- the LOC124386825 gene encoding E3 ubiquitin-protein ligase TRIM21-like yields the protein MASSSSALCEDQLQCSICLDVFTDPVSTPCGHNFCMICLKMFWDSSSHCQCPVCKEKFSNRPDLRVNTFISALAAPFRKSVQLKSSRAAVKRTRSQVLCEVCCEKQCVAMKSCLICMASYCKTHLEPHDRVPSLKKHKLMEPVENLEDYICQKHERPLELFCRDDQTCVCQFCTETDHKTHNTVPIEEESVEKKNELVKTQAEVQQKIQERLKKIEEIKHSVEVNKKNTEKDVVEMFSALIHCIERSQAELLKMMEEKQKAAEKQAEEFIKDLEQELSELKRRNTDLEQLSHTEDHLHLLQIYPSLCSSPHTQDWTSITITSHLSVETLRRALAQLQETLSQEMEKIDETELKRIQQYAVDVTLDPDTASLHLVLSADGKQVYHGDKRQNLPDNPERFNNYCIVLGKKGFSSGRFYYEVQVNGKTEWDLGVARESGKIIARPEDGQWCVFLRNKTKFSACDSPAVSLSLKQAPQKVGVFVDYEEGLVSFYNVDAKSLIYSFTAQTFTEKLYPLFSPCFNDVGKNSAPLIICPVHQN